A genomic segment from Aegilops tauschii subsp. strangulata cultivar AL8/78 chromosome 1, Aet v6.0, whole genome shotgun sequence encodes:
- the LOC109765672 gene encoding nucleoside hydrolase 3 isoform X1 — protein MVGMEKWRRTMAAAVVVIMVLAAAVAAGGAATDQAAPQRILLDTDMDTDDLLALMYILKQNRSEFELKAVTINVNAWSDAGHAVNHLYDILYMMGRDDILVGIGGDGGISDAGTIYPNVGGYLPLIDQGITTVGDCRYRKAVPLEGGGRLDIDTNWGIRRSFLPQGNRRYIPFQQPTTQQVMIDTISAGPTTVILTGSHTNFAIFLMTYPHLKGNVKHIYTMGGGVRSKNPTGCCPKDVTTACTPQQCGDIGNLFSSYSTNPYAEFNIFGDPFAAYQVFHSGIPITLVPLDATNTIPVNEEFFYAFQQHQSTFEAEYCFKSLKMARDTWSDDQFHASYFMWDSFTSGVAISGMRNDKDCLHGNDFAELEYMNITVITSNEPYGIYDGSNPLFDGHAVPKFGLKKGGVHSGHVQTGIVDSFCIIEGSRKGRCEDGYTKEISGLEAVRVRVATKAKSNVDKNSRLDREFFKSFLEVLTLRDNTGRFDITAQFPFYREVLYKPNFVNKSRGKVTIFDMDMSAGDFVSLIYLLKAPVEEIDLKGIFVSGNGWANAATIDIVYDILHMMGRDDIPVGRGTSTALGTGILGCKYVSAIPQGSGGLLDSDTLYGLARSLPRSPRRYTAENSVEHGAPRNTGNPELRQPLAFEVWQSVKKQLDPSEKITILTNGPLTNLANIVLSDRNASSVIKSVYVVGGHIRDENDSNGNVFTVPSNRYAEFNLFLDPLAAKVVLESTMDITLIPLSSQRKASSFQTLLESLEYAENTPESSFVLHLLSLLHDLQQKHRLYHHMGIFLGELLGAVYLVEGSNMEHSLLLKPISIIADNTTSTDGQVVVNEQSANLVKVLEDFDSDEYYSRVANHLGNMERSAVIGSFTEQRASWSRQPDNLRVR, from the exons GCAGTTACCATCAATGTGAACGCGTGGAGTGATGCCGGGCATGCTGTGAATCATCTCTATGATATCCTCTACATGATGGGCCGCGACGACATTCTGGTTGGCATTGGTGGCGACGGTGGGATATCAGATGCCGGCACCATATATCCCAACGTTGGCGGTTATTTACCTCTGATTGACCAG GGGATCACAACCGTCGGGGACTGCCGGTACAGAAAAGCTGTTCCTCTGGAAGGTGGTGGACGGTTGGACATTGACACAAACTGGGGAATTAGGAGGAGCTTCCTTCCGCAG GGAAACAGAAGATATATACCATTTCAGCAACCTACAACACAGCAAGTAATGATCGACACAATATCTGCTGGCCCTACAACCGTCATTCTCACAGGGTCACATACAAACTTTGCCATTTTCCTCATGACTTATCCACACCTGAAAGGAAATGTCAAACACATATACACTATGGGTGGTGGTGTGAGATCGAAGAACCCGACAGGTTGCTGTCCAAAAGATGTTACCACAGCTTGTACACCACAGCAATGCGGCGATATTGGTAACCTGTTTTCTAGCTACAGTACCAATCCCTATGCAGAATTCAACATATTTGGAGATCCTTTTGCTGCATATCAG GTGTTTCATTCTGGCATTCCAATCACACTTGTCCCTCTTGATGCAACTAATACGATTCCAGTCAATGAAGAGTTCTTTTATGCATTCCAACAACACCAAAGTACATTCGAGGCAGAATACTGTTTCAAGTCATTGAAAATGGCTCGAGACACATGGTCTGATGATCAATTCCATGCA AGCTATTTTATGTGGGATTCCTTTACTTCTGGTGTAGCCATATCTGGCATGCGCAATGACAAGGACTGCCTGCATGGAAATGATTTTGCTGAGCTGGAATACATGAACATTACAGTAATAACTTCAAATGAACCATATGGCATATATGATGGCTCAAATCCATTATTCGATGGTCATGCTGTTCCCAAGTTTGGTCTTAAAAAGGGTGGAGTTCATAGTGGTCATGTTCAAACTGGAATTGTAGATAGCTTCTGTATTATAGAGGGAAGTAGGAAAGGGAGATGTGAG GATGGATACACTAAGGAAATTTCTGGTCTAGAAGCAGTCCGTGTTCGTGTTGCCACAAAGGCTAAATCAAATGTGGATAAAAATAGCCGTTTGGATAGGGAATTTTTCAAGAGCTTCCTAGAG GTCTTAACTCTCCGTGATAACACAGGCCGTTTCGACATTACAGCACAATTTCCATTCTACAGAGAGGTTCTTTACAAACCAAACTTTGTTAACAAAAGTAGAGGGAAAGTAACCATCTTTGATATGGACATGAGTGCTGGAGATTTCGTCTCCCTTATATATCTCTTGAAggcgcctgttgaagaaatagaTTTGAAG GGGATTTTCGTCAGCGGCAATGGTTGGGCGAATGCCGCAACTATTGATATCGTTTATGACATTCTACATATGATGGGTCGTGATGACATTCCTGTTGGCCGTGGCACTTCCACCGCGTTAGGCACTGGAATCCTTGGCTGCAAGTATGTCAGTGCTATTCCCCAAGGGAGTGGTGGACTTCTCGACTCTGACACTCTGTATGGACTAGCTCGGTCTTTGCCACGAAGTCCTAGAAG GTACACTGCTGAAAATTCAGTAGAACATGGCGCTCCTAGAAATACTGGTAATCCGGAACTTCGGCAACCATTGGCTTTTGAAGTTTGGCAGTCTGTTAAAAAGCAACTTGATCCAAGTGAGAAGATCACTATACTTACCAATGGACCTCTTACAAATTTGGCCAATATTGTGCTCTCTGACAGGAATGCAAGTTCTGTAATAAAG AGTGTATATGTTGTTGGAGGCCATATCAGAGATGAAAATGATTCAAACGGCAACGTGTTCACTGTTCCATCTAATAGATATGCGGAGTTCAATCTGTTTCTTGATCCCCTAGCTGCGAAAGTAGTTCTAGAATCCACTATGGATATCACTTTGATTCCTCTTAGCTCTCAGAGAAAAGCTTCTTCCTTTCAGACTCTCCTTGAATCTCTGGAGTATGCTGAAAATACTCCAGAATCAAGTTTTGTCCTCCACTTGTTGTCATTGCTGCATGACTTGCAACAGAAGCACCGGCTGTACCATCATATG GGTATATTTCTGGGAGAACTACTTGGTGCTGTTTATTTGGTGGAAGGATCAAACATGGAACATTCATTATTACTGAAGCCAATAAGCATTATTGCTGACAATACAACAAGCACGGATGGACAGGTGGTAGTCAACGAACAGAGTGCAAATTTGGTGAAGGTACTAGAGGATTTCGATAGCGACGAATATTACAGTCGAGTTGCCAACCATCTAGGCAACATGGAGCGATCTGCCGTTATTGGTAGTTTTACAGAACAGAGGGCATCGTGGAGCAGGCAACCAGATAACTTGAGAGTACGCTGA
- the LOC109765672 gene encoding nucleoside hydrolase 3 isoform X2, whose product MVGMEKWRRTMAAAVVVIMVLAAAVAAGGAATDQAAPQRILLDTDMDTDDLLALMYILKQNRSEFELKAVTINVNAWSDAGHAVNHLYDILYMMGRDDILVGIGGDGGISDAGTIYPNVGGYLPLIDQGITTVGDCRYRKAVPLEGGGRLDIDTNWGIRRSFLPQVFHSGIPITLVPLDATNTIPVNEEFFYAFQQHQSTFEAEYCFKSLKMARDTWSDDQFHASYFMWDSFTSGVAISGMRNDKDCLHGNDFAELEYMNITVITSNEPYGIYDGSNPLFDGHAVPKFGLKKGGVHSGHVQTGIVDSFCIIEGSRKGRCEDGYTKEISGLEAVRVRVATKAKSNVDKNSRLDREFFKSFLEVLTLRDNTGRFDITAQFPFYREVLYKPNFVNKSRGKVTIFDMDMSAGDFVSLIYLLKAPVEEIDLKGIFVSGNGWANAATIDIVYDILHMMGRDDIPVGRGTSTALGTGILGCKYVSAIPQGSGGLLDSDTLYGLARSLPRSPRRYTAENSVEHGAPRNTGNPELRQPLAFEVWQSVKKQLDPSEKITILTNGPLTNLANIVLSDRNASSVIKSVYVVGGHIRDENDSNGNVFTVPSNRYAEFNLFLDPLAAKVVLESTMDITLIPLSSQRKASSFQTLLESLEYAENTPESSFVLHLLSLLHDLQQKHRLYHHMGIFLGELLGAVYLVEGSNMEHSLLLKPISIIADNTTSTDGQVVVNEQSANLVKVLEDFDSDEYYSRVANHLGNMERSAVIGSFTEQRASWSRQPDNLRVR is encoded by the exons GCAGTTACCATCAATGTGAACGCGTGGAGTGATGCCGGGCATGCTGTGAATCATCTCTATGATATCCTCTACATGATGGGCCGCGACGACATTCTGGTTGGCATTGGTGGCGACGGTGGGATATCAGATGCCGGCACCATATATCCCAACGTTGGCGGTTATTTACCTCTGATTGACCAG GGGATCACAACCGTCGGGGACTGCCGGTACAGAAAAGCTGTTCCTCTGGAAGGTGGTGGACGGTTGGACATTGACACAAACTGGGGAATTAGGAGGAGCTTCCTTCCGCAG GTGTTTCATTCTGGCATTCCAATCACACTTGTCCCTCTTGATGCAACTAATACGATTCCAGTCAATGAAGAGTTCTTTTATGCATTCCAACAACACCAAAGTACATTCGAGGCAGAATACTGTTTCAAGTCATTGAAAATGGCTCGAGACACATGGTCTGATGATCAATTCCATGCA AGCTATTTTATGTGGGATTCCTTTACTTCTGGTGTAGCCATATCTGGCATGCGCAATGACAAGGACTGCCTGCATGGAAATGATTTTGCTGAGCTGGAATACATGAACATTACAGTAATAACTTCAAATGAACCATATGGCATATATGATGGCTCAAATCCATTATTCGATGGTCATGCTGTTCCCAAGTTTGGTCTTAAAAAGGGTGGAGTTCATAGTGGTCATGTTCAAACTGGAATTGTAGATAGCTTCTGTATTATAGAGGGAAGTAGGAAAGGGAGATGTGAG GATGGATACACTAAGGAAATTTCTGGTCTAGAAGCAGTCCGTGTTCGTGTTGCCACAAAGGCTAAATCAAATGTGGATAAAAATAGCCGTTTGGATAGGGAATTTTTCAAGAGCTTCCTAGAG GTCTTAACTCTCCGTGATAACACAGGCCGTTTCGACATTACAGCACAATTTCCATTCTACAGAGAGGTTCTTTACAAACCAAACTTTGTTAACAAAAGTAGAGGGAAAGTAACCATCTTTGATATGGACATGAGTGCTGGAGATTTCGTCTCCCTTATATATCTCTTGAAggcgcctgttgaagaaatagaTTTGAAG GGGATTTTCGTCAGCGGCAATGGTTGGGCGAATGCCGCAACTATTGATATCGTTTATGACATTCTACATATGATGGGTCGTGATGACATTCCTGTTGGCCGTGGCACTTCCACCGCGTTAGGCACTGGAATCCTTGGCTGCAAGTATGTCAGTGCTATTCCCCAAGGGAGTGGTGGACTTCTCGACTCTGACACTCTGTATGGACTAGCTCGGTCTTTGCCACGAAGTCCTAGAAG GTACACTGCTGAAAATTCAGTAGAACATGGCGCTCCTAGAAATACTGGTAATCCGGAACTTCGGCAACCATTGGCTTTTGAAGTTTGGCAGTCTGTTAAAAAGCAACTTGATCCAAGTGAGAAGATCACTATACTTACCAATGGACCTCTTACAAATTTGGCCAATATTGTGCTCTCTGACAGGAATGCAAGTTCTGTAATAAAG AGTGTATATGTTGTTGGAGGCCATATCAGAGATGAAAATGATTCAAACGGCAACGTGTTCACTGTTCCATCTAATAGATATGCGGAGTTCAATCTGTTTCTTGATCCCCTAGCTGCGAAAGTAGTTCTAGAATCCACTATGGATATCACTTTGATTCCTCTTAGCTCTCAGAGAAAAGCTTCTTCCTTTCAGACTCTCCTTGAATCTCTGGAGTATGCTGAAAATACTCCAGAATCAAGTTTTGTCCTCCACTTGTTGTCATTGCTGCATGACTTGCAACAGAAGCACCGGCTGTACCATCATATG GGTATATTTCTGGGAGAACTACTTGGTGCTGTTTATTTGGTGGAAGGATCAAACATGGAACATTCATTATTACTGAAGCCAATAAGCATTATTGCTGACAATACAACAAGCACGGATGGACAGGTGGTAGTCAACGAACAGAGTGCAAATTTGGTGAAGGTACTAGAGGATTTCGATAGCGACGAATATTACAGTCGAGTTGCCAACCATCTAGGCAACATGGAGCGATCTGCCGTTATTGGTAGTTTTACAGAACAGAGGGCATCGTGGAGCAGGCAACCAGATAACTTGAGAGTACGCTGA
- the LOC109765672 gene encoding nucleoside hydrolase 3 isoform X3 — protein MMGRDDILVGIGGDGGISDAGTIYPNVGGYLPLIDQGITTVGDCRYRKAVPLEGGGRLDIDTNWGIRRSFLPQGNRRYIPFQQPTTQQVMIDTISAGPTTVILTGSHTNFAIFLMTYPHLKGNVKHIYTMGGGVRSKNPTGCCPKDVTTACTPQQCGDIGNLFSSYSTNPYAEFNIFGDPFAAYQVFHSGIPITLVPLDATNTIPVNEEFFYAFQQHQSTFEAEYCFKSLKMARDTWSDDQFHASYFMWDSFTSGVAISGMRNDKDCLHGNDFAELEYMNITVITSNEPYGIYDGSNPLFDGHAVPKFGLKKGGVHSGHVQTGIVDSFCIIEGSRKGRCEDGYTKEISGLEAVRVRVATKAKSNVDKNSRLDREFFKSFLEVLTLRDNTGRFDITAQFPFYREVLYKPNFVNKSRGKVTIFDMDMSAGDFVSLIYLLKAPVEEIDLKGIFVSGNGWANAATIDIVYDILHMMGRDDIPVGRGTSTALGTGILGCKYVSAIPQGSGGLLDSDTLYGLARSLPRSPRRYTAENSVEHGAPRNTGNPELRQPLAFEVWQSVKKQLDPSEKITILTNGPLTNLANIVLSDRNASSVIKSVYVVGGHIRDENDSNGNVFTVPSNRYAEFNLFLDPLAAKVVLESTMDITLIPLSSQRKASSFQTLLESLEYAENTPESSFVLHLLSLLHDLQQKHRLYHHMGIFLGELLGAVYLVEGSNMEHSLLLKPISIIADNTTSTDGQVVVNEQSANLVKVLEDFDSDEYYSRVANHLGNMERSAVIGSFTEQRASWSRQPDNLRVR, from the exons ATGATGGGCCGCGACGACATTCTGGTTGGCATTGGTGGCGACGGTGGGATATCAGATGCCGGCACCATATATCCCAACGTTGGCGGTTATTTACCTCTGATTGACCAG GGGATCACAACCGTCGGGGACTGCCGGTACAGAAAAGCTGTTCCTCTGGAAGGTGGTGGACGGTTGGACATTGACACAAACTGGGGAATTAGGAGGAGCTTCCTTCCGCAG GGAAACAGAAGATATATACCATTTCAGCAACCTACAACACAGCAAGTAATGATCGACACAATATCTGCTGGCCCTACAACCGTCATTCTCACAGGGTCACATACAAACTTTGCCATTTTCCTCATGACTTATCCACACCTGAAAGGAAATGTCAAACACATATACACTATGGGTGGTGGTGTGAGATCGAAGAACCCGACAGGTTGCTGTCCAAAAGATGTTACCACAGCTTGTACACCACAGCAATGCGGCGATATTGGTAACCTGTTTTCTAGCTACAGTACCAATCCCTATGCAGAATTCAACATATTTGGAGATCCTTTTGCTGCATATCAG GTGTTTCATTCTGGCATTCCAATCACACTTGTCCCTCTTGATGCAACTAATACGATTCCAGTCAATGAAGAGTTCTTTTATGCATTCCAACAACACCAAAGTACATTCGAGGCAGAATACTGTTTCAAGTCATTGAAAATGGCTCGAGACACATGGTCTGATGATCAATTCCATGCA AGCTATTTTATGTGGGATTCCTTTACTTCTGGTGTAGCCATATCTGGCATGCGCAATGACAAGGACTGCCTGCATGGAAATGATTTTGCTGAGCTGGAATACATGAACATTACAGTAATAACTTCAAATGAACCATATGGCATATATGATGGCTCAAATCCATTATTCGATGGTCATGCTGTTCCCAAGTTTGGTCTTAAAAAGGGTGGAGTTCATAGTGGTCATGTTCAAACTGGAATTGTAGATAGCTTCTGTATTATAGAGGGAAGTAGGAAAGGGAGATGTGAG GATGGATACACTAAGGAAATTTCTGGTCTAGAAGCAGTCCGTGTTCGTGTTGCCACAAAGGCTAAATCAAATGTGGATAAAAATAGCCGTTTGGATAGGGAATTTTTCAAGAGCTTCCTAGAG GTCTTAACTCTCCGTGATAACACAGGCCGTTTCGACATTACAGCACAATTTCCATTCTACAGAGAGGTTCTTTACAAACCAAACTTTGTTAACAAAAGTAGAGGGAAAGTAACCATCTTTGATATGGACATGAGTGCTGGAGATTTCGTCTCCCTTATATATCTCTTGAAggcgcctgttgaagaaatagaTTTGAAG GGGATTTTCGTCAGCGGCAATGGTTGGGCGAATGCCGCAACTATTGATATCGTTTATGACATTCTACATATGATGGGTCGTGATGACATTCCTGTTGGCCGTGGCACTTCCACCGCGTTAGGCACTGGAATCCTTGGCTGCAAGTATGTCAGTGCTATTCCCCAAGGGAGTGGTGGACTTCTCGACTCTGACACTCTGTATGGACTAGCTCGGTCTTTGCCACGAAGTCCTAGAAG GTACACTGCTGAAAATTCAGTAGAACATGGCGCTCCTAGAAATACTGGTAATCCGGAACTTCGGCAACCATTGGCTTTTGAAGTTTGGCAGTCTGTTAAAAAGCAACTTGATCCAAGTGAGAAGATCACTATACTTACCAATGGACCTCTTACAAATTTGGCCAATATTGTGCTCTCTGACAGGAATGCAAGTTCTGTAATAAAG AGTGTATATGTTGTTGGAGGCCATATCAGAGATGAAAATGATTCAAACGGCAACGTGTTCACTGTTCCATCTAATAGATATGCGGAGTTCAATCTGTTTCTTGATCCCCTAGCTGCGAAAGTAGTTCTAGAATCCACTATGGATATCACTTTGATTCCTCTTAGCTCTCAGAGAAAAGCTTCTTCCTTTCAGACTCTCCTTGAATCTCTGGAGTATGCTGAAAATACTCCAGAATCAAGTTTTGTCCTCCACTTGTTGTCATTGCTGCATGACTTGCAACAGAAGCACCGGCTGTACCATCATATG GGTATATTTCTGGGAGAACTACTTGGTGCTGTTTATTTGGTGGAAGGATCAAACATGGAACATTCATTATTACTGAAGCCAATAAGCATTATTGCTGACAATACAACAAGCACGGATGGACAGGTGGTAGTCAACGAACAGAGTGCAAATTTGGTGAAGGTACTAGAGGATTTCGATAGCGACGAATATTACAGTCGAGTTGCCAACCATCTAGGCAACATGGAGCGATCTGCCGTTATTGGTAGTTTTACAGAACAGAGGGCATCGTGGAGCAGGCAACCAGATAACTTGAGAGTACGCTGA